The region TCGGGGAAGCCGGGGGCGTCGGTGGCGATCTCGAACAGCACGCCATTCGGTTCGCGGAAGTAGATCGAGTGGAAGTACTGGCGGTCCTGCACGGGCGTGGGGCGGTACCCGGCGCCGGTCAGGCTGGTCATGTACGCCTCCTGCTCGGCGTCGTCGCGGGTGCGCAGCGCCACGTGGTGGATGCTGCCCGCCCCGAAGTGCCCGCGCGGCTGGCCGGGGCGTTCCACGGCGTCCACGAACAGGCCCACGCCGTCGCCACTGCCCCGGAAGCGGGTCCGGGTGCCCTCTGGGTCGGGTTCGCTGCCGACCTCCGTGAAGCCCAGCTGGCCCACCAGCAGCTGCCGCACGGCGTCCGTGTCGCGCACCCAGGCGGTCACCGAGTGGAAGCCCCGCAGTTCATGCGCGGCGTCCACCGGGGAGGCGGGCCAGGGCTGCACGGCCTGTCCGTCCTCGAACACCAGTTCCACCCAGGTGCCGTCCGGGTCCTCGAAGGTCAGGACCGGCTGCCCGAAGCGGGTGCCCCCGGTGACGGTCAGGGCGTGCGCGGCCAGCCGCTCCTGCCAGTAGGCCAGCGAGTCGGCGGGGGCGCTGTACGCGGTGGCGACGACCTCGCCGTTGCCGCGCTCGCCGCGCCCCGCGCCGGGCCAGGGGAAGTGGGTCATGATCGTGCCGGGCTGCCCGGTCTGGTCGCCGTAGTAGAAGTGGTACGTGCCGGGGTCGTCGAAGTTCACGGTGACCTTCACCAGCCGCTGGCCCAGCACCTGGGTGTAGAAATCCAGGTTGCGCTGCGGGTCGCTGGCCATGACAGTGACGTGGTGCAGACCCTGGACAGGGCTGGTGCCGGGAGCGGGTGAGAAGGTCTTCATGCCTCCATATTACTTAACATTGAACTATTAATTGAGACTCTAGTCACAAAAAGGGGAGAGGTGGGAGTCGCCCCCCACCTCTCCCTGCTGCCGCTGCCGTTCAGCCCAGCAGACCGCGCCACCCGGCCCGGCGCTGCGGGAAGCGCGCCGCCTGCACCTGCGCCGCGAACTCCTCCAGCGTCTCGTGCAGCGCCCGCGCCTCGCGCACCAGCGCCCCCGTCACCGCCTGCACCTGACCGTCCCGCTCGGACTCCCAGTGACTCAGCACCCGCTCGTTCAGGCGCGCGTGATCCGGACTCGTCACGTCACGCGGCGGGGCCAGCCGGTCGCGCGCCGCCTCCAGGTACGTGACCAGATCGGTCGCGCGGGCCACCTCGTGCCACGTCCCGCCCGCCTTCAACGCCGAGACGCGCGCCGTGAGCCGCTCGCGCTCCAGCACCCCGCGCGCCCGCTCGCGGCCCTGAATCAGCGCGGCGCCCGCCGCCATGCCCACCAGCGCCAGCGTGAACACCAGCAGCGACCAGTGCTCCGGCGTGACCGGCCCGTCCGGCGCGGCACTCAGGTCCGTCAGCTGGCCCTGCTGCGCGGCGTTCGCGGCGATCTCCTGCGTGGTCCGCAGGATGCCGTCCCAGTTCAGGAACCCCTCCACGACCAGGTACAGCAGCGTCACCGCCACGATCCCCCACACGTAATTCGCGGGGCGGCTCATGCCCGGCGTGCTGGCCGCCAGCTTCGCGCGGTACGACAGTTCATCCACCAGCCACAGCAGCAGCACGCTGAACATCACGCCCGCCGTCAGCGCGATCAGCGTCAGGTACAACCGCGACTCCGGGTTGAACAGCAGGTTGATGCTCACGCCGCTGATCAGGCCCACGAAGAACTTGCTGAACACCGCGAACGCATTGAACACCCGCTTGCTGCCGCTCTTCTGCTCGGGCGGGCGCACCGCGTGCCCCTCGGCCGCCAGCTGAGAGAGCGCCTGCTGCGTGTAGAAATCCTCGGCGGTGACCGTGTCGGGCCGCACGCCCGCCTGCGCCAGCGCCTCGAAGC is a window of Deinococcus grandis DNA encoding:
- a CDS encoding VOC family protein, with the protein product MKTFSPAPGTSPVQGLHHVTVMASDPQRNLDFYTQVLGQRLVKVTVNFDDPGTYHFYYGDQTGQPGTIMTHFPWPGAGRGERGNGEVVATAYSAPADSLAYWQERLAAHALTVTGGTRFGQPVLTFEDPDGTWVELVFEDGQAVQPWPASPVDAAHELRGFHSVTAWVRDTDAVRQLLVGQLGFTEVGSEPDPEGTRTRFRGSGDGVGLFVDAVERPGQPRGHFGAGSIHHVALRTRDDAEQEAYMTSLTGAGYRPTPVQDRQYFHSIYFREPNGVLFEIATDAPGFPDDEPVAELGRHLKLPAWFEPQRAQIEAHVPRIVSREYGVTIGQRDLGASEPEATPEDEGTGVQVFTAGRPLDDARVAMVLLHGRGGTASDILSLERDFNLSAFTYLAPQAEGNTWYPLSFLAPVEQNQPHLDRALGTVDAVMGELAARGFPAERVVLGGFSQGACLALEYASRTERKPGAVVAFSGGLITLDQGSAFPGTPVFMGVDPRDGHIPLSRFEETAAQLRARGASVDARVIPGLGHTINADELNAARAIMQEIAGAMS